The proteins below come from a single Malus sylvestris chromosome 3, drMalSylv7.2, whole genome shotgun sequence genomic window:
- the LOC126615891 gene encoding zinc finger protein BALDIBIS, with the protein MMSEDALLVPSTITGFAQEPDSNLNPNPNINNQFKRKRSLPGTPDPDAEVIAMSPKSLMATNRFVCEVCNKGFQRDQNLQLHRRGHNLPWKLKQRSKTEVIRKKVYVCPEKTCVHHEPSRALGDLTGIKKHFSRKHGEKKWKCEKCSKKYAVQSDWKAHSKVCGTREYRCDCGTLFSRKDSFITHRAFCDALAAEQSARFCSASTINPSFMNGSITNNAHQPQSIPNFIPMFQSEFAGSDHPAANNSHLSSNAFMPVMLQTASMDMFGPSSSSSQMQWLINNKKFVEESSFANANNLSLSSPLIIRGVLKEEEESKGSFSETITTTTTSFYNYNINNNQNHHQQKPMSATALLQKAARMGSTTSNNNPATTFNDTAFNFNDLVNSMSPSSTQGDTIGDGSLFLSNKHLMMSAGAAAMTKQGQSEQSSLTRDFL; encoded by the exons ATGATGTCCGAAGATGCGCTTTTAGTTCCCTCCACCATCACAGGGTTTGCTCAAGAGCCCGATTCCAACcttaaccctaaccctaatataaataatcaaTTCAAAAGGAAGAGAAGTTTACCTGGAACGCCAG ATCCAGATGCAGAAGTGATAGCTATGTCCCCAAAATCTCTAATGGCCACAAATCGGTTCGTTTGCGAAGTTTGCAACAAGGGTTTCCAGAGAGACCAGAACTTGCAGCTTCACCGACGTGGCCACAACCTTCCGTGGAAGCTCAAACAAAGATCAAAAACAGAAGTTATTCGGAAGAAGGTGTACGTGTGCCCGGAAAAGACTTGCGTGCACCACGAGCCATCGCGAGCGCTCGGAGACCTCACCGGAATCAAAAAGCACTTCAGCCGAAAGCACGGCGAGAAGAAGTGGAAGTGTGAGAAGTGCTCAAAGAAATACGCAGTTCAATCGGATTGGAAGGCACATAGCAAAGTTTGTGGGACTAGAGAGTATAGATGTGACTGTGGCACACTCTTTTCCAG GAAGGATAGCTTCATAACCCACAGAGCCTTCTGTGATGCATTGGCGGCTGAGCAAAGTGCAAGATTTTGCTCAGCCTCAACTATTAATCCAAGCTTCATGAATGGGTCTATTACCAATAATGCCCATCAACCACAAAGTATCCCAAATTTTATACCAATGTTTCAGTCGGAATTTGCTGGCTCTGACCATCCAGCAGCCAACAATTCTCATCTCAGCTCCAATGCTTTTATGCCAGTCATGCTGCAAACGGCATCAATGGACATGTTTGGACCATCTTCGTCGTCATCTCAGATGCAATGGCTCATTAACAACAAAAAGTTCGTGGAAGAATCATCATTTGCAAATGCCAACAATCTCTCTCTGTCATCGCCATTGATAATTCGGGGAGTActaaaggaggaggaagaatccaaagggagtttctCTGAAACAAttaccaccactaccacctcTTTCTATAATTACAACATTAATAACAATCAGAACCACCACCAACAAAAACCCATGTCAGCCACAGCACTTTTGCAAAAAGCAGCTCGAATGGGATCTACAACCAGCAACAACAACCCAGCTACAACATTCAACGACACCGCCTTTAACTTCAATGATTTGGTGAATTCTATGTCTCCTTCGTCAACTCAAGGAGACACAATTGGAGATGGGTCACTGTTCTTGAGCAACAAACACTTGATGATGTCAGCTGGAGCAGCAGCCATGACAAAACAAGGACAAAGTGAGCAAAGTAGTTTAACCAGAGACTTCCTTTGA